In a genomic window of Mucilaginibacter sp. KACC 22063:
- a CDS encoding SRPBCC family protein: protein MTNLALQRTTMYHGAETQEQINLNWPERYVSIAAGVKLAFSGLTHIFNSPFTSILKLGAGGYLLNRGITGHCELYTKLGKTTTEPINVNIRSSFTVNKPREEVYNFWRKLDNLPLFMKHLESVEVLDEKRSHWVLKLPTNVASVSWDAEIVKDEPNEMIGWSSLPGSIIDNAGKVRFKDGIEPGSTLVDVVVSYEPPAGGVGTGIAHILNPIFKNMVDEDVRNFKQYMDIEDVTPSIVNHN from the coding sequence ATGACAAATTTGGCTTTACAGCGAACCACCATGTATCATGGCGCTGAGACACAAGAACAGATAAATTTGAACTGGCCAGAGCGTTATGTATCTATAGCGGCAGGCGTAAAATTAGCGTTCTCTGGACTAACACACATTTTCAATAGCCCATTTACCAGCATATTAAAGTTAGGTGCCGGCGGCTATCTGCTTAACAGAGGCATCACCGGCCATTGCGAATTATACACCAAGCTGGGTAAAACTACCACCGAGCCAATCAACGTAAATATTCGCTCATCATTTACGGTAAACAAGCCACGCGAAGAGGTCTACAATTTTTGGCGTAAGCTGGACAACCTTCCATTGTTTATGAAACACCTGGAAAGCGTTGAAGTGCTGGACGAAAAACGTTCGCATTGGGTGTTAAAGCTGCCTACCAACGTTGCCAGCGTAAGCTGGGATGCTGAGATTGTAAAGGATGAACCAAACGAGATGATCGGCTGGAGTTCACTGCCGGGATCAATTATTGACAATGCAGGTAAAGTACGTTTCAAAGATGGCATAGAACCAGGCAGTACTTTGGTTGACGTGGTGGTTAGCTACGAACCGCCTGCCGGTGGCGTGGGTACTGGTATAGCACATATCTTAAACCCCATCTTTAAAAATATGGTTGACGAAGATGTGCGGAACTTTAAACAGTACATGGATATTGAAGATGTAACACCATCAATTGTAAATCACAATTAA
- a CDS encoding serine hydrolase codes for MLRKFLLAALIFASSAVFAQQADTVLLKQLLEAHPEYFNGILMHPQHNEVQIIYTQINRYKNNSPHFKTYTYRLNPQHYFYPASTVKLPTLIFALEKANRLHTKGLKNAEMLTDSAWAGQTKVDADTSSATGKPSMINYIKKILLVSDNDAYNRLYEFVGRKEINEKLKKYHLDGTRIVGRLAIGDGCENAKHTNPIKFYEHGKLVYKMPAQYDDRDYPMQLENMLQGKGYIDRNNQLVMQPFDFSQLNVYPLTDQQKVLRMLLFPEAFPIDQRFDLTEDDYKIIYKYMSMYPTESRHPDYPQPEYYPAYCKFLFYGSDSLAVINPDIRIFNKVGDSYGYNIDNAYIVDFKNHVEFMLTTVIQSNEDGIYNDNKYEYKTVCLPFLKHLAEVIYQEELKRPKKYKPVLSKFKFSY; via the coding sequence ATGCTCAGAAAATTTTTATTAGCAGCACTTATTTTCGCATCATCTGCAGTATTTGCTCAACAGGCTGATACCGTTTTGCTAAAGCAATTGCTGGAAGCACACCCGGAATATTTTAACGGTATTTTAATGCACCCACAGCATAACGAGGTGCAGATCATCTACACCCAGATAAACCGCTACAAAAATAACTCTCCTCATTTTAAAACATATACTTACAGGCTTAATCCGCAACATTACTTTTACCCGGCAAGCACTGTTAAGCTGCCGACCTTGATTTTTGCTTTAGAAAAAGCTAACCGCTTACATACAAAAGGCCTTAAAAATGCTGAAATGCTTACTGACAGCGCTTGGGCCGGGCAAACCAAAGTAGATGCAGATACCAGTTCGGCTACAGGTAAGCCAAGCATGATAAATTATATTAAAAAGATACTTTTAGTTAGCGACAACGATGCTTATAACCGCCTTTATGAATTTGTTGGGCGGAAGGAGATCAATGAAAAGTTGAAGAAGTATCATTTGGATGGTACGCGCATAGTCGGCCGGCTGGCTATTGGCGATGGCTGCGAGAATGCAAAACATACTAACCCCATTAAATTTTATGAGCATGGTAAGCTGGTTTATAAAATGCCTGCACAGTATGACGACCGCGACTATCCTATGCAGCTCGAGAATATGCTGCAGGGTAAAGGCTACATAGATCGTAATAATCAGTTGGTGATGCAGCCGTTTGATTTTTCGCAGTTGAACGTTTATCCGCTTACAGATCAGCAAAAGGTTTTACGTATGCTGCTATTTCCAGAAGCTTTTCCTATAGATCAACGCTTTGATTTAACCGAAGACGATTACAAGATTATTTATAAATACATGAGCATGTATCCTACAGAAAGCAGGCATCCTGATTACCCTCAGCCAGAATATTACCCTGCTTACTGTAAGTTCCTGTTTTATGGAAGTGATAGCCTTGCTGTAATCAATCCTGATATCAGGATCTTTAATAAGGTAGGTGATTCATACGGTTATAATATTGATAACGCTTATATCGTCGATTTTAAAAACCATGTAGAATTTATGCTGACTACAGTTATACAATCAAACGAGGACGGCATTTACAACGATAACAAGTACGAATACAAAACAGTATGCCTCCCGTTCTTAAAACACCTTGCAGAAGTAATTTACCAGGAAGAACTAAAACGGCCTAAGAAATACAAGCCAGTATTGTCGAAGTTTAAATTTAGCTATTGA